In Bacteroidota bacterium, the sequence GTTTCCAAAAGTGTCGAAAGCTCGCTTTCGTAAAACTTTTGGAAACAAAAAATCCTCAAACGCGCCAGCGTTTGAAGGGATTGGTTTTGAATCGACTCCTCTATCAGGATCACCGAGCGAGAGCGAGGTAATCCGGGCGTCAAGAAAAAAGTATAAAGTTCAAACCGACGAAATGAAATTCAGCGAACACTGTGTCTCGGCTTAGCCGATGAACAGCTAAGAATAAAAGTACCAGTGAGCTAAGGAGGTTCAGCGAGCCTGCCTGACGGTAGGCAGGTAACCTATTAAATAATAGTGCCAGCGAGCTAAAATCAAAAGTATGCCCTGAGCATGACCATCAAATGCGACAGCATTTGTAGGGATTGCTTTTGAATCGACTCCCCTATCAGGATCATCGAGCGATAGCGAGGTAATCCGGGTGTCAAGGAAAAGTATACCAAAACAACTCTTACTGGGCGCCTGCCCTTTGGTAGACAGTTGATCCCTGAACCAGTCGAAGAGACTACCAGGCACCCAGTACATACTTAATCCTTCTATACTATTCATTTCTTAACAAATATTGATAAACCACTTCTCTTTTAAATTATAACTTCTTGTTCTTCAAAAATAATCATTATTTTTGTGTAACATTTTTACTCAATATCGATATGAAAGATTCAAAAAATTGGTTTGTACTACGAACAAAACCACGTCAGGAGAAAAAAGCGGCTGCTTACCTCTCTGATGCCGGATTTGAAGTATACATACCTTTAAGAGAAACTATCAAGATTTGGAGCGACAGAAAGAAAAAGGTTAAAGAACCTATTATTCCCTCTTATATTTTTATCCATATTTCAGAAAAATACCGTACATCAATATTCCCGGCAGTAGGCATATCAAACTATATGTATTGGTTAAAAAAACCTGTTATTATCCGTGACAAAGAGATGGAACAGATGCAAAGATGGTTTAACGATCACGCTCAGGAAGAAATCAAATCAAGGGAAATTTCAGTTGGTAATGAGGTAAGAATAGAATCAGGTATTTTGTTGGGTAAACAAGGTATTGTGGAAAAAATAGGATCAAGATTCATCACTCTTTCTATTCCTCAACTGGGAGTAAAATTACAGGTGGATAAACCTAAAACTATTATTAAGGTAGTGAAAGGTAATGATTAGTGAGATTGAGTGATGGAGAGTAATAAGGTTAATTAGCCCTATTCCTCTCTATAAATTATTATCACAAAAATAAAATCTTAGTCAAAATGTGACTGAGAGAGCGAAGCTGTGGTAAACGTTGAATGGTGGATGGTGAATGAATAACTCAAAACTCGTAACTCATAACTTTTCACTTATAACTTTTCACTTATAAAATGTTAGACAGTCTGATCACATCCCAAACTAGAGTAAAATTATTACTCAAATTTTTCCTGAATCCTGCTATGAGTTCCTATCTGCGTGGATTGGAATCAGAGTTTAAGGAAAGTACAAACGGCATCAGAATTGAGTTGAACAGACTGGAAAAAGCCAACATGCTAACTTCATGCAACAAGGGAAACAGAAAATATTATTCAGCAAATACGCAACATCCCCTGTTTACAGAAATAAAGAGCATAGTTTCTAAATATGTCGGTGTAGATAAGATTATTGAATCTATTGTCGGAAATGTCGGAAACGTTGAAGAAGTGTACATTGGTGGACAGCTTGCAAAAGGACTAGACACTAATATAATTGACGTCTTTTTAGTTGGTAATAATATTGACGAAGTGTATCTGTTAAACAAAATACACAAAGTAGAAAAAATTCTTAAACGAAAAATACGACACCTGATTATAAAACCCGGGAATAAAGAAAATTTCTTTGAATCAAACGCAGAAGATAAGCTTCTGGTGTGGACTACATGAGAAAGAAAAAAGCATGCCCTGAGCGAAGTTGAAGGGATAAAAGATACCTGCCTGCGTGACTCAGTCAGGCAGGAAAAAGGAAAGACGATGCGAAACACCTGATAAACATACCGAAGGTGTATAAACTATAGATTCCACCATCGAAATCAGGCAGTTAGACCATGATTCTTAAACAAGCGAATAAACTAAAATATGACAACACACGAAATAGAGCACATACTGTCGATTTGCCGTGATGCCGGAAGTGCAATCTTAGAAATCTACAACAGTGATGATTTCAACATTGAAATAAAAGGAGATGGTTCGCCACTTACCAGAGCTGATAAAAAATCGCACGAGATAATTGCTGAAGGACTGAAAAACACCGACTTCCCGATTCTAAGCGAAGAGGGTAAAAGTATTGCTTTCGAAGAAAGAAATAAATGGAACGAATTTTGGATGATAGATCCAATAGACGGCACCAAAGAGTTTATTAAGAGAAACGGCGATTTCACGATCAACATAGCATTAATAAAAAATAATAACCCTGTATTCGGTATTGTATATGTTCCTGTTGACAATACCGTTTATTTAGGCGATGCTGAGCATGGCAGTTATAAGTTCGATATAAATGATGAGGACTGGAAGAACAAAAAAAACACACTTCCCTTCAAAATAGAAAGAGAATATACTGTTGTTGCTTCGAGATCACACTTATCGGTAGAAACAGAAGATTTCATTGAAGAACTAAAAACTGACAATCCAAACCTTGAAATTAAATCCAGGGGGAGTTCTCTGAAATTATGCATGGTTGCGGAAGGTCTGGCTGATATCTATCCCCGATTTGCACCCACAATGGAATGGGACACCGCTGCGGGACATGCAGTTTGCTCTTTTGCAGGAAAAAGAGTCTTTGAATACAATAAAACAACCGAATTGGTTTACAATAAGGAGAATCTGTTGAATCCCTGGTTCATCGTGAAATAACGGACTATTCCCCTCTTGAGAGGGGATAAAAAAAGAACTTACTATATTTATTAAATGATTTCTAACTTACCCTTAATATTTGCAATCCTTTTTGCTTTTTCAATAGTTGCACTTGTTACAACTAATGTTAAAGCATATAAAGTATTTGGATTATTAAACATAGTAGCTGTATTATTGGGTCTTATCTCAACCGAAGACCTGATATTGCAATTTGCAAATCCTTCTATTGTGATAATTTTTTCCCTGATATTTATATCTATGGGGATAGAAAGAGCCTTCCCGATAACTCTATGGATTGACAAAATAATTAGCCGGGGAAATACATACAATATATTTAAGCTGAAGTTTTTTCTTTTTGTTTCATTAATCTCAGCAATTTTAAATAACACACCGATAGTTTCGCTGTTGACCCCTTACGCAATGAAGAAAGCCAGAGTTTATAAAAATTTCAAAACTCCTTCTTTATTGATAATACTTTCCTACATATCAATTTTAGGAGGAATGTTAACTATAATTGGTACTTCCACCACACTGGTTTTAAACGGTTTTATAAAAGGACAAAAAGGTCAGGAATTAAGCAGTATCGATCTGGTTATACCGGCATTAATTGGTGTTGTAGTAGGTCTGTTTTTCCTGACTTTCTTTGGTGATAAAATTTTAAAATCGAAGAAAGATGTTACACATAAGGTAGAATTCGAAAATGATTACACCTTCGAGCTAAAAATTAAAAAGAACAGTACCCTAGATCAAAAACCGGTAAGCGAAAGTGGACTTCGTCATCTTGGTGATGCATATTTGTTTGCCATAATGAGAGAAGGCAAAATTATTGAAGTTACCTCTTCTACCATACTGCTCGAGAAAGATATTCTGGTTTTTGCCGGTAAGCCTGACAGCATTGAAAGTGTTATGGAAAATATTAAGGGACTGGCATGGGTAAAAGACTATCAAAAGGTAGATGATTCAAAACTGATAAAATGTGTAGTTGCAAATAACAGCTTCCTGATATCTAAAACGCTTCAGGAAATTGATTTCAGACGAAAATACAGGGCTGCTGTAATAGCTGTTCAAAGAAAGGGAAAACATCTTCCAAAAAACCTTGGAACAATCAGATTTCAGATGGGAGATGTAATTATCGTTAACGGAGGAAAAGAATTTGAAAAAACAATTCAGTTCGACAATTCACTCTATCAGATATCACATATTAAAGACCTCCCTTTTGTGTCGAAGTTAACGAAGTTTTTAATAATTACCTTCGCTCTGATTATGGTGGGGCTGATAGCCATGAGTAAAATAAGCATGATGAACGGAGTATTACTGGTACTAATTTCCTTTGTTGTCGGTAATGTTTTGAGACTTGAAGATTTGACCACGAAATTCAATTTCCGACTGTTCTTACTGCTTGGATTCGCATTATCGGTCGGAAATATTTTTATCCAAACAGAAACACTGAATTCCGTAATAGAAACGATTCTTTCGATATGTGGTAATTTACACCCATTCAGTATTTTGTCTCTAATTTTTATTATCACCCTGATTCTTACAAATTTTGTTACAAATATTGCAGCGGTATCCATTATGTTTCCGATTGCATATTTATTTATAGCTCCCTATAATCTCGATCAAACTGCCTTGTATCTGGCACTTGCTTTTGGTGCATCGGGAGCATTTATCACTCCCTACTCCTACCAGACAAACCTGTTGATTCAGGGTCCGGGAGAATATACAAATCAGGATTTTATAAAATTGGGCGTGCCTTTAACAATATTGTATTCTGTAGTGGTTTTAAGCTATATTTATATTCACTTTTTTGGTTAATAACATCATATCTATCTAACAACATCAAAATCGTCATCTCGACCGTAGTGAGTCGCCTGCCCTTACAAACTGTATCACAATTACTATTATCGTCATTCCGACCGAAGTGGAGGAATCTCAATATTCTGATTTTCAAATAATGAGATATTTTGCTCGCTGGCACTTTTACTTTTAATAGTTGCTCGCAGGTTCGACTTCACTGCGTTTACTCACGAATTTTTATTATATGTGTTCCGTTAATCGCTTCACTTATTTCACTCAAAATGACGCATTTTTTTAATTGTGACACGATCTGTTAGATAAGTAGAAGGGAAGACGAACGCAATGGAGAGATATAACTATAATAAACAGTAATCATCAAAATGAAACAAAACATAATCAAACATAATTACTCTGTA encodes:
- a CDS encoding SLC13 family permease, producing MISNLPLIFAILFAFSIVALVTTNVKAYKVFGLLNIVAVLLGLISTEDLILQFANPSIVIIFSLIFISMGIERAFPITLWIDKIISRGNTYNIFKLKFFLFVSLISAILNNTPIVSLLTPYAMKKARVYKNFKTPSLLIILSYISILGGMLTIIGTSTTLVLNGFIKGQKGQELSSIDLVIPALIGVVVGLFFLTFFGDKILKSKKDVTHKVEFENDYTFELKIKKNSTLDQKPVSESGLRHLGDAYLFAIMREGKIIEVTSSTILLEKDILVFAGKPDSIESVMENIKGLAWVKDYQKVDDSKLIKCVVANNSFLISKTLQEIDFRRKYRAAVIAVQRKGKHLPKNLGTIRFQMGDVIIVNGGKEFEKTIQFDNSLYQISHIKDLPFVSKLTKFLIITFALIMVGLIAMSKISMMNGVLLVLISFVVGNVLRLEDLTTKFNFRLFLLLGFALSVGNIFIQTETLNSVIETILSICGNLHPFSILSLIFIITLILTNFVTNIAAVSIMFPIAYLFIAPYNLDQTALYLALAFGASGAFITPYSYQTNLLIQGPGEYTNQDFIKLGVPLTILYSVVVLSYIYIHFFG
- the cysQ gene encoding 3'(2'),5'-bisphosphate nucleotidase CysQ produces the protein MTTHEIEHILSICRDAGSAILEIYNSDDFNIEIKGDGSPLTRADKKSHEIIAEGLKNTDFPILSEEGKSIAFEERNKWNEFWMIDPIDGTKEFIKRNGDFTINIALIKNNNPVFGIVYVPVDNTVYLGDAEHGSYKFDINDEDWKNKKNTLPFKIEREYTVVASRSHLSVETEDFIEELKTDNPNLEIKSRGSSLKLCMVAEGLADIYPRFAPTMEWDTAAGHAVCSFAGKRVFEYNKTTELVYNKENLLNPWFIVK
- a CDS encoding UpxY family transcription antiterminator; this translates as MKDSKNWFVLRTKPRQEKKAAAYLSDAGFEVYIPLRETIKIWSDRKKKVKEPIIPSYIFIHISEKYRTSIFPAVGISNYMYWLKKPVIIRDKEMEQMQRWFNDHAQEEIKSREISVGNEVRIESGILLGKQGIVEKIGSRFITLSIPQLGVKLQVDKPKTIIKVVKGND
- a CDS encoding ArsR family transcriptional regulator, with the protein product MSSYLRGLESEFKESTNGIRIELNRLEKANMLTSCNKGNRKYYSANTQHPLFTEIKSIVSKYVGVDKIIESIVGNVGNVEEVYIGGQLAKGLDTNIIDVFLVGNNIDEVYLLNKIHKVEKILKRKIRHLIIKPGNKENFFESNAEDKLLVWTT